In Fusobacterium perfoetens, the following proteins share a genomic window:
- a CDS encoding LytS/YhcK type 5TM receptor domain-containing protein, whose amino-acid sequence MFNLVSALLNNLGYIIIIAFLFTRIQSSRNIFTKENYNAKDIIMLSLFFGGLAIIGTYSGINYKGSIANTRNIGVIAGGLMVSPWVGIFAGIIAGIHRFFLLNGQFTAIPCAISTIFGGFFVAYLSKYINEKNKYIYGFFAGFVVENLSMLLIYLLGADKAHALEIVKAIYIPMILANALGVPIVIIIIESIIEEKEIMAGKQAKLSLEIAEKTLPYFSNGGSLNEVCKIIMEALDAKSVILSNEKFIVGSHSFSDEFRVDHVEVQSEEAKKVLSTGEMFVANRIFNKQEFECVEGNIKSYIIVPLYQNKKVSGTLKVYFDKFGQITESKKNLIVGLSQLISTQLELTKLENFKAMARDANFKMLQTQINPHFLFNALNTISSFIRINPEKARDVILNLSTILRFNLENFDRLVPVEKEIEQVKAYVNIEQARFNNKIKVDYSIDDDILNFQIPSLIIQPLVENSIKHGLLPKREGGSVFIGIKKIENNHIKITVKDDGVGIPQEIINSIDDVDIKSIGLKNVHARLKLLYGKGLEIKRLAQGTEINYDI is encoded by the coding sequence ATGTTTAATTTGGTTAGTGCTCTTCTTAATAACTTGGGATATATTATAATCATAGCTTTTTTATTTACCCGTATCCAAAGTTCAAGAAATATATTTACTAAAGAAAATTATAATGCTAAAGATATAATTATGCTTTCTCTATTTTTTGGAGGACTTGCTATAATCGGTACATATTCTGGTATTAACTATAAAGGTTCTATTGCAAATACTCGTAATATCGGGGTAATTGCTGGAGGATTGATGGTTTCCCCTTGGGTTGGAATATTTGCTGGAATAATTGCAGGGATTCATAGATTTTTCCTACTCAATGGACAATTTACTGCTATTCCTTGTGCTATCTCCACAATTTTTGGTGGTTTTTTTGTAGCTTATCTCTCGAAATATATAAATGAAAAAAATAAATATATTTATGGTTTCTTTGCTGGCTTTGTTGTAGAAAATCTTAGTATGTTACTTATCTATCTTTTGGGGGCTGATAAAGCTCACGCTCTTGAAATAGTAAAGGCTATATACATTCCTATGATTTTGGCAAATGCTTTAGGAGTTCCCATTGTTATAATTATAATAGAAAGCATCATTGAAGAAAAAGAGATAATGGCTGGTAAACAAGCTAAACTTTCTCTTGAGATAGCTGAAAAAACTTTGCCGTATTTCTCAAATGGTGGCTCACTAAATGAAGTATGTAAAATTATAATGGAAGCTTTAGATGCTAAATCAGTTATTCTTTCAAATGAAAAATTTATAGTTGGTAGTCATTCATTCAGTGATGAATTTCGTGTTGACCATGTAGAAGTTCAAAGTGAAGAAGCAAAAAAAGTTTTATCCACTGGAGAGATGTTTGTTGCCAATAGAATTTTTAATAAACAAGAGTTTGAATGTGTTGAGGGAAATATAAAATCATATATCATTGTTCCACTTTATCAAAATAAAAAAGTTTCAGGTACTTTAAAAGTATATTTTGATAAATTCGGACAGATTACTGAGAGTAAAAAAAATCTAATAGTTGGGCTTTCTCAGCTTATATCAACACAACTTGAGCTCACAAAACTTGAAAACTTTAAAGCTATGGCAAGAGATGCCAACTTTAAAATGCTACAGACACAAATAAATCCACATTTTTTATTTAATGCTTTAAATACTATCTCATCTTTTATAAGAATAAATCCTGAAAAAGCTAGAGATGTTATCCTAAATCTTTCTACTATTCTTAGATTTAATCTTGAAAATTTTGATAGACTTGTTCCTGTAGAAAAAGAAATTGAACAGGTAAAAGCCTATGTAAATATAGAACAAGCTCGTTTTAATAATAAAATAAAAGTGGATTATTCTATCGATGATGATATTTTAAATTTCCAGATACCTAGTCTTATTATTCAACCTCTCGTTGAAAATAGTATAAAACACGGATTACTTCCTAAACGTGAGGGAGGAAGTGTATTTATTGGTATAAAAAAAATAGAAAATAACCATATAAAAATCACAGTAAAAGATGACGGAGTTGGTATCCCACAAGAAATTATTAATTCAATAGATGATGTAGATATCAAAAGTATCGGTCTAAAAAATGTACATGCTAGGCTTAAACTTCTATATGGAAAAGGACTTGAAATAAAAAGACTAGCTCAAGGAACAGAGATAAATTATGATATATAA
- a CDS encoding LytR/AlgR family response regulator transcription factor, with the protein MLKYIIVEDEFPAREELKYFIGLFEEFSMEGEFENPIDALKFLEDTKVDVAFLDINMSGLDGINLGKIIHKLNPNMKIVFITAYREYGAEAFELKAFDYLLKPYSEERIKTTLSNLIKESNKQPGLKEDISKVNKLVVNEDDKFIFLGFDNIYYIEASDKECLIHTKDKTYTSKLKLSKLEELLPNKKFFKTHRSYLVNLDKISELEAWFSGSYVIKLEGISDTLPLSRNNLKAFKELFIIK; encoded by the coding sequence ATGTTAAAATATATAATAGTAGAGGATGAATTTCCAGCAAGAGAAGAACTGAAATATTTTATTGGACTTTTTGAAGAATTTTCTATGGAGGGAGAGTTTGAAAATCCAATTGATGCTCTAAAATTTTTAGAAGATACAAAAGTTGATGTGGCATTTTTAGATATTAATATGTCTGGACTTGATGGGATTAATCTTGGAAAAATTATTCATAAATTAAATCCCAATATGAAAATTGTTTTTATAACAGCCTATAGAGAATATGGAGCAGAAGCTTTTGAGTTAAAAGCTTTTGATTATCTATTAAAACCATATTCTGAAGAGAGAATTAAAACTACTCTCTCAAATCTCATAAAAGAATCTAATAAACAACCAGGTTTAAAAGAGGATATATCAAAGGTAAATAAACTTGTAGTAAACGAAGATGATAAATTTATTTTCTTAGGCTTCGATAATATTTACTATATAGAAGCCTCTGATAAAGAGTGTTTGATCCACACAAAAGATAAAACTTATACTTCAAAACTTAAACTTTCAAAGTTAGAAGAACTTTTACCAAATAAAAAGTTTTTTAAAACTCACAGATCGTATCTTGTAAACCTTGATAAAATTTCTGAACTTGAAGCTTGGTTCAGTGGTAGTTACGTGATTAAGCTAGAGGGAATCTCTGATACCTTACCTCTTAGCAGAAACAATCTTAAAGCTTTTAAAGAATTATTTATCATAAAGTAA